In Candida orthopsilosis Co 90-125, chromosome 6 draft sequence, the following are encoded in one genomic region:
- a CDS encoding Tsm1 transcription initiation factor TFIID subunit: MPSAIPNDLASHMGTPRLIDGLSQHTPKPRSNGRTSSPFHFAKQQLFKVGHQKVSIDVNLSSNSIEGITEISVIPLSAKLKVIKLDCRELKVKEIYINGSPNANYIYDDVLFINDPSITSEAIENNEINVLDLYSDKFDIHQHHFIKRKLNYIFGERYTPEDEEESDFSGQGTQELKILLPENIKFEPTDINSITTPRGSQPNTMTPTHLKSKHTISEVYKPIQIKIVYELKNPKNGVNFITNDDIEKKLWHAYTTNSEYNVSTSSWVPCLDNFNNRCTWSLDVSVPRTLKDIGNPRIIGSKEAIAYQKRTKNTLSTDGNELENEDGEDDEDNPDLIVCSADTNNVKEAPHPIDLSKKVVSWSIFNPVSAHHIGWALGFFESIILNDGSQTAEGDEINSMDVDDEYNDKDSSSSSVTIYALPSDMELAKNTCLVASRALSYYSSEFGSYPFSSYVIVFVKFSPVKSNGFAGLSILSTSLLYPPNLIEPMFISTDILLTSIAAQWSGINIAPHSFDDIWCTSGIAGFMAISFVQKLMGTNEFRFKVKELVQTIVEQDVDKRPIAHPFLKFPVSDLDLEFIRLKSQIVFFILDNRMTKTDKSFGLSRVIPKLFLQALSGDLPNGTLSTDHFQYVCEKVNRNKLDSFFKQWVFGSGAPSFKISQRFNKKKGMIEMTIRQVQHHENKTVRLNAESFIDDALCFINKEPLPQRQNVFTGPMNIRVHESDGTPYEHIIHIKEVKTTIDISLSKKVRKIKKKDEGVDPGINFNQFGDILISEEDKRKWELQDWESRDEDSLGAEPFEWIRGDIDFEWIAKIEVLQPDFMYGSQLVYDRDVEAQFDALRYFGNLEKPSVIYCTALVRTFLDERYFYRIRIAAAEALATCSNASNDFIGMKYLIKAYKHLYCFPDSSIPKANDFNDFKLFLIQRAVPGILCRITDDEGRVPKDVQDLLFNFVKFNDNAMNDYQDTLYLSDLIKALTTSAISGWRKDTAEGNNQEFAHKVNAEITRLQKLDEWRPSYQRILQTTCFKSRVQMALYGAITLSLEEMMMATVDKFPMDLRAEAFKGLLLLSGFRSTPILEYFLKVCLLYFHRPLYTRKLVGVLLESITMIALEGSFVPVKESPDDNRQPGLVSTSMIIIDEGANSDMKARHDLHARATLKGAIDLLRRDYSNIGSLKHVFWTFLHSALLSNFVKRNLFLMAEILYEERDTLIVKLPVPSLPIAEFKKKVVARNLGDGQVVLRREGRFKIQLISRKPSSHPPNRKTHKSEETNKPKPSLRISFKLQQDRLFERNEKETSINEKYVPRSSSLVKFDPSSHSRVSIKLPTHVLKTIASKPIVINQESLVSVKGTIVKINFKKHSKDKQTAQNVHTV, encoded by the coding sequence ATGCCCTCGGCAATTCCAAACGACCTAGCTTCTCACATGGGTACGCCCAGGCTCATAGACGGGCTACTGCAGCATACCCCAAAGCCAAGACTGAATGGACGAACATCTAGTCCATTTCATTTCGCAAAGCAACAGcttttcaaagttggtCATCAAAAAGTAAGCATTGATGTGAATTTATCATCCAACTCGATTGAAGGAATTACTGAAATTAGTGTGATACCATTATCTGCTAAGCTAAAAGTAATCAAGTTGGATTGTCGAGAACTAAAAGTGAAGGAAATTTACATAAATGGATCGCCAAATGCAAATTACATCTATGACGACGTGTTGTTTATCAATGACCCTTCTATCACATCCGAAGCCATTGAAAATAACGAAATAAATGTACTTGATCTTTATTCCGATAAGTTTGATATTCACCAGCATCACTTCATtaaaaggaaattgaattatATATTTGGCGAACGGTATACAcctgaagatgaagaagaatctGACTTTTCAGGACAAGGGACACAGGAACTCAAGATACTACTACCGGaaaacatcaaatttgaacCCACTGATATCAACTCCATCACAACACCTCGTGGGAGTCAACCAAATACCATGACACCAACACATTTGAAATCTAAACATACCATTAGCGAAGTGTATAAACcgattcaaatcaaaatagTCTATGAGTTAAAGAATCCTAAAAATGGTGTCAACTTCATCACAAATGACGATATCGAAAAGAAACTATGGCATGCATACACGACGAACTCAGAGTATAACGTTTCCACTTCTTCGTGGGTTCCTTGTCTCGACAACTTCAATAATCGATGTACATGGTCATTGGATGTAAGTGTCCCACGAACATTGAAAGATATTGGCAACCCAAGGATAATTGGCTCGAAAGAAGCTATCGCTTATCAAAAGCGTACTAAAAACACACTTTCAACTGATGGAAACGAACTTGAGAATGAGGATGGggaagatgatgaggaCAACCCTGACTTGATTGTATGCTCTGCTGATACAAACAATGTTAAAGAAGCACCACATCCAATTGACTTGTCCAAAAAAGTGGTATCGTGGTCTATCTTCAATCCAGTATCTGCACACCATATTGGTTGGGCGTTGGgattttttgaaagtataattttgaatgatggaTCACAAACTGCTGAAGGCGATGAAATCAACTCCATGGACGTTGATGACGAATACAATGACAAGGATAGTTCGAGCTCTCTGGTGACGATATATGCATTACCCTCCGACATGGAACTAGCCAAAAATACTTGTCTTGTTGCAAGCAGAGCATTGAGCTATTATCTGAGTGAATTTGGTTCTTACCCATTCAGTTCTTATGTGATCgtatttgtcaaattttcacCTGTGAAAAGCAATGGATTTGCTGGATTATCGATCTTGTCGACGTCATTACTTTATCCTCCCAATTTGATAGAACCCATGTTTATTTCAACAGACATCTTGTTAACCAGTATAGCCGCTCAGTGGTCTGGAATCAACATTGCTCCTCATTCATTTGACGATATTTGGTGTACCCTGGGTATAGCTGGTTTCATGGCGATCTCCTTTGTTCAAAAACTAATGGGAACAAATGAGTTCAGGTTCAAGGTCAAGGAACTAGTGCAAACTATAGTTGAACAGGATGTTGACAAGAGACCTATAGCTCATCCGTTTTTAAAGTTCCCTGTATCTGATTTGGACTTGGAATTTATAAGATTGAAATCCCAGATTGTTTTCTTTATATTGGACAACAGAATGACAAAGACGGACAAATCATTTGGTTTGTCAAGGGTCATTCCCAAACTTTTTTTGCAAGCATTATCGGGAGATTTACCCAATGGAACCTTGAGCACCGATCATTTTCAGTACGTTTGTGAAAAGGTGAATCGAAATAAATTGGACAGTTTTTTCAAGCAATGGGTTTTTGGTTCTGGTGCTCCAAGCTTTAAAATTAGCCAACgtttcaacaagaagaaaggGATGATCGAAATGACCATAAGACAAGTACAGCATCatgaaaataaaacagTGCGATTAAACGCCGAGTCGTTTATAGATGATGCGTTATGCTTCATTAATAAGGAGCCTCTTCCACAGAGACAAAATGTGTTTACCGGTCCTATGAATATAAGGGTCCATGAGTCCGACGGTACTCCATACGAGCACATTATCCACATCAAAGAGGTGAAAACCACCATAGATATTCTGCTATCCAAAAAGGTTCGAAAGATTAAGAAGAAAGATGAAGGAGTAGATCCTGGGATTAATTTTAATCAGTTTGGAGATATTCTCATCAGTGAAGAAGACAAGAGAAAATGGGAGTTGCAAGACTGGGAAAGTAGGGATGAGGACTCTTTGGGTGCTGAGCCGTTTGAATGGATACGAGGTgacattgattttgaatggattgccaaaattgaagTATTGCAACCAGATTTCATGTATGGGTCCCAGCTTGTTTACGATAGAGATGTTGAAGCACAGTTTGATGCTTTGCGGTACTTTGGTAACCTTGAGAAACCTTCTGTCATTTATTGCACAGCACTTGTTCGTACATTTTTGGATGAGCGGTATTTCTACCGTATAAGAATTGCAGCCGCAGAAGCACTTGCTACGTGTTCCAATGCTTCAAACGACTTTATTGGAATGAAGTATCTAATTAAAGCATACAAACACTTGTATTGTTTCCCAGACAGCTCAATACCCAAAgcaaatgatttcaatgatttcaaattatttttAATTCAAAGAGCGGTTCCTGGAATTTTGTGCCGAATCACAGATGATGAAGGCAGAGTTCCCAAGGATGTGCAGGATCTTTTATTCAACTTTGTAAAGTTCAACGATAACGCAATGAATGACTATCAAGACACTTTATATTTATCTGATCTCATCAAGGCGTTAACAACTAGTGCTATAAGTGGATGGCGTAAGGATACTGCAGAAGGAAATAACCAGGAATTTGCTCATAAAGTTAACGCGGAAATTACTCGGTTACaaaaacttgatgaatGGAGACCTTCTTATCAAAGAATACTACAGACTACGTGTTTCAAATCGAGAGTGCAGATGGCTCTATATGGAGCAATCACCCTTTCGCTAGAAGAGATGATGATGGCCACGGTGGACAAGTTCCCTATGGATTTACGTGCTGAAGCATTCAAGGGACTTTTGTTACTCAGTGGCTTCCGCTCGACACCTATTCTTGAATATTTTCTTAAAGTGTGTTTGTTGTACTTTCATCGTCCTTTGTACACAAGGAAACTCGTTGGTGTGCTACTTGAGTCGATTACAATGATAGCACTTGAAGGAAGCTTTGTCCCAGTCAAAGAGTCGCCTGATGATAATCGTCAACCTGGTTTAGTGCTGACAAGCATGATCATTATTGATGAGGGAGCCAATTCAGACATGAAGGCAAGGCATGATTTGCATGCTAGAGCCACTTTGAAGGGGGCTATAGATTTATTGAGGCGtgattattcaaatattggAAGTTTAAAGCATGTGTTCTGGACATTTTTGCATTCAGCTTTGTTGAGCAATTTTGTCAAGCgcaatttatttttgatGGCCGAAATCCTTTACGAAGAACGAGACACCCTTATAGTTAAGCTACCTGTACCAAGTTTGCCAATAGCAGAGTTCAAGAAGAAGGTTGTTGCGAGAAATTTGGGAGATGGACAAGTTGTTTTAAGAAGGGAAGGTAGGtttaaaattcaattgatatcACGTAAACCGCTGAGTCATCCACCTAATCGAAAGACTCATAAATCTGAGGAAACAAATAAGCCAAAGCCCTCCTTGAGAATATCCTTcaaattgcaacaagacaggctttttgaaagaaatgAGAAGGaaacatcaatcaatgagAAATATGTGCCACGATCATCGTCTTTAGTGAAATTCGATCCCTCATCCCATTCTCGTGTACTGATCAAATTACCTACTCACGTTTTGAAAACCATTGCCAGTAAGCCAATTGTTATAAACCAAGAATCGTTGGTGTCTGTAAAAGGAACAATAGTCAAGATCAACTTCAAGAAACACTCAAAAGATAAACAGACTGCACAAAACGTACATACGGTTTAA
- a CDS encoding Vps9 protein (S. cerevisiae homolog VPS9 has guanyl-nucleotide exchange factor activity, ubiquitin binding, has role in vacuole inheritance, protein to vacuole and localizes to cytosol), whose protein sequence is MSFNNLAFNVSKSTPTTSTSNTNTTFSKATISSSKGNFTDSPTLQSSSSADSKREFAGHSAPIEESESLHKQPFTKHPQSQAATSHNEQDSHNIDHVSFKASPSSSKLGLSPTLTAPAVVTIDNEAKNVKTNGNSKTDLIGLFDKFDIKGERIVHRGNADKSKASDDLISLDGEEVASEKQTIEEEQDTEHKLEKMESGDGDATKETSFLTEKDNEKRKLTVEKINNTAHLLMTIQPYFPPEESTSSIASNTEDIEQEQRSKFPQSPSKEKTSTTTDHATKISDEDKALVQPKPDNEAQVDRSALNDRLSDIAPSHTEVQDGEHHSNVESRDDQLAQFEGSSFDNNKTASETASYTSSTSQPSVATSPSKTPLADITGNETECKGIDDIKIDTKDLGSSQPESPVGKTHLNIKYKVNPTEQHQESHKAFDFQTFLLQIRKKSADPIVRYLRSFLGSYIKQVNTFSAEQRVSIIEDFKSFINEKFKLYEPFASMDSIDLENSREGLEKLLMNRLYDLCFPPEVLKNVSPMYIPGPYTDDLIQDKNFSMQLEKYSWINGLHFDIDMTHLSSVSLKDGQDFLDYATTELNKINNYRAPRDKIICILNSCKIIFSYLKISHKETNADSFIPLLILVIIKAKTEHLISNIHYIESFRSKEWLSHGETSYYLSSIEGAISFIQNMTKDDLTITNEEYEAHMEAWEAQNKLKEKQEREEMERLQKIELKRQELQEKHKESEQKPPTPKRKLSQPQPRHVHASPLENDESSQAGTNLTPSNVLFSSAELLTKSISQFLSPSPQNANTQDANTSGRRDERFPPISSPPPPALPPRKPSRSLPRAVINESDNNTQYQPKAPTEDEIDTEQMKAAYDILKDVFPTLDTNILKDIIFLHKGDVEVCIDACLPLVENE, encoded by the coding sequence ATGTCCTTCAATAACCTTGCCTTCAATGTTTCAAAGTCAACCCCCACAACTTCCACCAGCAATACCAACACTACATTTTCTAAGGCAACTATTTCGTCATCCAAGGGTAATTTTACCGATTCCCCAACTCTACAATCGTCCTCCTCGGCTGACAGTAAAAGGGAATTTGCAGGACATCTGGCACCGATTGAAGAATCGGAAAGCCTACACAAACAGCCATTCACCAAACATCCTCAATCACAAGCTGCAACCTCCCATAATGAACAGGACAGCCACAATATTGACCATGTATCATTTAAGGCATCTCCATCGAGTTCAAAATTAGGTCTCAGCCCCACTCTTACTGCACCAGCTGTAGTCACCATTGATAACGAGGCAAAAAATGTCAAGACTAATGGGAATTCGAAAACAGATTTGATTGGGTTGTTCGACAAGTTCGACATCAAAGGTGAACGAATTGTTCATCGTGGTAACGCGGACAAATCTAAAGCTTCGGATGACTTGATCAGTTTGGATGGAGAAGAGGTCGCTTcagaaaaacaaacaattgaggAAGAGCAGGACACGGAGCACAAACTCGAGAAAATGGAGCTGGGTGATGGTGACGCTACTAAGGAGACATCTTTCCTCACTGAAAAGGATAACGAAAAGCGGAAACTAACTGTGGAAAAGATAAATAACACTGCCCATTTATTGATGACCATACAACCTTATTTCCCTCCCGAGGAATCGACACTGTCGATAGCTTCAAACACTGAGgatattgaacaagaacaaagacTGAAGTTTCCTCAACTGCCTAGTAAAGAGAAAACCAGTACAACTACTGATCATGCCACAAAAATAAGTGACGAAGATAAGGCGCTAGTTCAACCAAAACCAGACAATGAAGCACAGGTAGATAGACTGGCCCTTAATGATCGATTATCGGATATAGCACCAAGCCACACGGAAGTACAGGATGGCGAACACCATTCTAATGTTGAGTCTCGCGACGATCAATTAGCTCAATTTGAAGGAAGTAGTTTTgacaataacaaaacaGCCAGTGAGACCGCCCTGTATACATCTTCGACATCGCAACCCTCAGTTGCAACATCGCCGTCTAAGACGCCGTTGGCTGATATTACTGGAAATGAAACTGAATGTAAGGGAATTGATGACATAAAGATTGACACTAAGGACCTAGGCTCATCGCAGCCAGAGAGTCCTGTGGGAAAGACTCATTTAAATATAAAATACAAGGTAAACCCAACAGAACAACACCAAGAGTCTCACAAAgcttttgattttcagACATTTTTACTACAGATACGGAAGAAGTCAGCAGACCCAATCGTTCGTTATTTGCGATCATTTCTTGGTTCTTATATCAAGCAAGTGAACACTTTTTCTGCTGAGCAGAGAGTTTCGATAATTGAGGATTTCAAGAGCTTTATCAACGAGAAGTTTAAGCTTTATGAACCCTTTGCTTCCATGGATAGTATAGATTTAGAAAATTCACGGGAGGGTTTGGAAAAACTTTTAATGAACAGACTTTATGATTTGTGCTTTCCCCCTGAAGTTTTAAAAAATGTCTCACCAATGTATATTCCAGGACCCTACACTGATGATTTAATCCAAGAtaaaaacttttcaatgcaattggaaaaatacAGCTGGATAAATGGATTACATTTTGATATCGACATGACTCACTTAAGCTCGGTAAGTTTAAAGGATGGACAAGACTTTTTGGACTATGCAACTACcgaattgaacaagattaACAATTACCGTGCTCCAAGGGATAAAATTATTTGCATCTTAAATTCTTGCAAGATTATTTTCAGTTATTTAAAGATCAGCCATAAAGAGACCAATGCAGACTCGTTCATtcctttgttgattttggtcATTATCAAGGCTAAAACCGAACATTTAATAAGTAATATCCACTATATTGAAAGTTTTCGAAGTAAAGAGTGGCTTTCTCACGGTGAAACCAGTTACTatctttcttcaatagAAGGTGCGATTAGCTTTATCCAAAACATGACTAAAGATGATTTAACGATTACTAACGAAGAATATGAGGCACATATGGAAGCCTGGGAGGCTCAAAATAAGCTCAAGGAGAAGCAAGAGAGAGAAGAAATGGAAAGacttcaaaaaattgaattgaagcGCCAGGAATTACAAGAGAAACATAAAGAATCGGAACAGAAGCCTCCCACTCCAAAACGTAAACTATCACAACCTCAACCACGTCATGTTCATGCAAGTCCTTtagaaaatgatgaatcatCACAAGCGGGAACTAATTTGACTCCTTCAAATGTGCTATTCTCAAGCGCAGAATTATTGACAAAGTCGATTTCTCAGTTTTTGTCACCACTGCCGCAAAATGCAAATACACAAGACGCAAACACGCTGGGCAGAAGAGACGAAAGGTTTCCTCCAATAAGTTCCCCTCCTCCTCCTGCTTTGCCTCCAAGAAAACCGCTGCGTTCATTGCCTCGTGCAGTGATAAACGAAAGCGACAACAATACTCAATACCAACCTAAGGCTCCCACAGAAGACGAAATTGACACAGAGCAGATGAAAGCAGCGTATGACATTCTTAAAGATGTTTTTCCTACATTGGACACTAACATTTTAAAAGATATTATCTTTTTACACAAAGGTGATGTTGAAGTATGTATTGATGCATGTCTACCTTTGGTCGAGAATGAGTAA
- a CDS encoding Cdc37 chaperone (chaperone for Crk1p), protein MNANLIINTGTTRTINMPIDYSKWDKIEISDDSDVEVHPNVDKKSFIRWKQRDIHEKRMQRNIEIKSILVQLTMYAKLNERVDYLLGSLSPEQLLNSELVLSTLNAEFDPNEKFDYEKLVASKGDTLRKGLQDLKFDKEEIENTPPYNEMIEDLFIQIKDDHADAKTNGERLVDYLKEHRAKIDDVLSKQTVKLDDLLNQKAQLIVSDDLHTGFDRSFMNKDKPEEEKEKDKSNEEENKNKTIENQGKKKATTKPSTTRPAGTPKGTINNPLVTQSDGEEIEKALLDALELMPETDKFGTIDSKNLAKSADYLIKHTNICTEKQKDALIMLAFDAQLDGDTNKAKQIVHQSLLLQYVAQIKGNNSSRDDTIRAIKLLFTKFQNDEKVKGFFNEEYANTVNHIIERCKVIEQEQTNNANNDEEALIQLRALDENTTLTVNIPEEGTKEYEVFSSKLPAEFQSAIRTQSLDEVNKEFAKLKVKDAEKILEIFNECGVIGINGYLEDEKEFEELKKEFNEQEHESQEQVNSNDIVD, encoded by the coding sequence atgaacgcaaatttgataatcaaCACTGGTACAACACGCACTATAAACATGCCAATTGACTATTCTAAGTGGGATAAGATAGAAATCTCTGATGACTCTGATGTTGAGGTTCATCCAAATGTAGATAAGAAATCTTTCATCAGATGGAAACAAAGAGATATCCACGAGAAGAGGATGCAACGAAACATTGAGATCAAATCAATCCTCGTGCAGTTGACAATGTATGCCAAATTAAACGAGAGGGTCGACTATTTACTTGGACTGTTAAGTCCTGAGCAGTTGTTGAATAGCGAGTTGGTCTTGTCCACTTTGAATGCGgaatttgatccaaatgaGAAGTTCGACTATGAAAAGTTGGTTGCATCCAAAGGTGACACATTAAGAAAAGGGTtacaagatttgaaatttgataaagaggagattgaaaacacaCCTCCTTATAATGAAATGATTGAAGACttattcattcaaataaaaGATGATCACGCTGATGCCAAAACGAATGGCGAAAGGTTGGTTGACTACTTGAAGGAGCACAGGGCGAAAATCGATGATGTATTGAGTAAGCAGACTGTCAAGTTAGATGATTTATTAAACCAGAAGGCGCAACTTATTGTCAGTGATGACCTCCACACTGGATTTGATCGGTCATTCATGAACAAAGATAAACCCGAAgaggagaaggagaaagatAAGAGTAACGAAGAGgaaaacaagaacaagacCATAGAAAACCAAGGCAAAAAAAAGGCGACTACAAAACCATCAACTACAAGGCCCGCTGGTACCCCAAAAGGGACTATTAACAACCCGTTAGTGACCCAATCTGATGGCGAAGAGATTGAGAAGGCGTTGTTGGATGCTCTTGAGCTTATGCCTGAAACTGACAAATTTGGTACTATCGATTCAAAGAATTTAGCCAAATCCGCCgattatttgataaaacaCACTAATATATGTAcagaaaaacaaaaggatGCTTTAATAATGTTAGCTTTTGATGCTCAATTGGACGGTGACACCAACAAAGCtaaacaaattgttcacCAATCGTTGCTTTTGCAGTACGTTGCACAAATCAAGGGTAATAACTCCTCTCGAGATGATACGATTCGTGCAATCAAGTTGCTATTCACAAAGTTTCAGAATGACGAAAAAGTAAAAggctttttcaatgaagaatACGCCAATACGGTCAATCACATTATAGAGAGGTGTAAAGTGATAGAACaagaacaaacaaacaatgcaAACAACGACGAAGAAGCATTGATTCAACTAAGGGCATTAGATGAAAACACTACTTTGACTGTCAATATTCCGGAAGAAGGAACCAAAGAGTATGAGGTATTTAGCTCAAAATTACCTGCTGAGTTTCAGAGTGCGATTAGAACCCAAAGTTTGGATGAAGTGAACAAagaatttgcaaaattaaaGGTGAAAGATGCGGAAAAGATATTAGAAATTTTTAATGAATGTGGGGTGATTGGAATTAATGGCTACTTAGAAGACGAAAAGGAATTTGAggagttgaagaaagagtTCAATGAACAAGAACATGAAAGTCAGGAACAAGTGAATAGCAACGATATAGTTGACTAG
- a CDS encoding Nab3 nuclear polyadenylated RNA-binding protein, which yields MEVNPVSLRKDTNSEDSDVEYEPASGPTSLHVESDIKLKEDSHSDSLEINQQENQINANDLESNLINHANPDGPNKVIEDSNDIEPNSEIQMEPDNVSHSKLEEFKNEPKTESFIPDELNADYCDGYEQRKMQAASENDDDVYEPDLPTSGAENSAQESVDDSIKSDSETYQPQAQANDEDDYDPEVEQKPVGPPSLPSRPPTGLPPKPLQTAKSVPSTAPINASGEMAEVLRDAYNVYMQSDFANDPEFSQMPQEEQVKSIQGLLNERGIDLSKINYDQVYSYNKPFKQLKDPIPLVPVSEFCRRPNITVPSTLKEEKEYEEFIERENYYMDLQNWDEFPDKSRLFVGNLPANTISKQDLFRIFKQYGEVIQIAIKAGYGFIQFRTAEACLACVEGETDVPLHNKVLRLDASKPQKSRRPGRPEVNNPNLSSRGRERPSEDEPVTKKRKGNTDCIVYITGKSSVFFIRQVKKAFAKCQVSIDTEDVTQKNITEVLSEAAYSGFLGACVIKEHKVDVQTYEEQLNGGIKFDEYADIDPEEAAEVMAKAKLTKYGGNPPHYYPQDTSYHENTHDRGNRQHYYDRNKGNFSRNNRRGKGRHGHQNNSRFNHDNYSRYKNNYSQQPWPDSNQHQQFPPPQQQVYDQVPQTQFSPFNRSQQPQAQFNSPYGFQHQQQPVFNQFSSPHQPPLNLNQPNLAQALQSLDANQVQSMISLLQQQPIQPGIPPASFPSQNQPPAVPVPASAQASSPAAYGQPSPLNYSDRGRRRIPNYGSGNRPYGNVPQPHQNPSQGFNTGQQPDSGPSVLLSQLQSGNYNQARNSQQSSSNSALMETLQKLARR from the coding sequence ATGGAAGTCAATCCTGTTAGTTTGAGAAAGGACACAAATTCCGAAGATAGCGATGTGGAATATGAGCCCGCAAGTGGTCCTACTTCTTTGCATGTTGAGAGTGACATTAAATTAAAGGAAGATTCACACTCTGATTCTCTAGAGATAAATCAACAGGAAAATCAGATAAATGCTAATGACCTAGAGAGCAATCTTATTAACCACGCCAACCCTGATGGCCCGAACAAAGTTATAGAAGATTCCAATGACATTGAGCCCAACAGTGAGATACAAATGGAGCCAGATAACGTTTCACATCtgaaattggaagaatttAAAAATGAACCGAAGACCGAGTCTTTTATCCcggatgaattgaatgcGGATTATTGTGACGGATATGAGCAAAGAAAAATGCAAGCAGCTTCTGAAAATGACGACGACGTTTATGAACCAGATCTACCAACATCCGGTGCGGAGAATTCTGCGCAAGAGTCAGTAGACGACTCTATTAAATCAGACAGCGAGACCTATCAACCTCAAGCGCAAGCTAACGACGAAGATGATTATGACCCtgaagttgaacaaaagcCAGTGGGTCCACCATCTTTGCCTAGCAGACCACCTACAGGATTGCCTCCTAAGCCATTACAGACAGCCAAGTCTGTACCCTCTACTGCCCCAATCAATGCGCTGGGAGAGATGGCAGAGGTATTACGCGATGCTTATAACGTCTACATGCAAAGCGATTTTGCCAATGACCCCGAATTCCTGCAAATGCCTCAGGAAGAACAAGTCAAATCGATTCAAGGACTTTTAAATGAGCGTGGAATTGACTTGAGTAAAATAAATTACGACCAGGTATACTCTTACAATAAACCCTTTAAACAGTTAAAGGATCCAATCCCTTTGGTTCCAGTCAGCGAGTTCTGTCGTCGACCAAACATTACCGTACCCCTGACGCTTAAAGAGGAGAAAGAATATGAAGAGTTCATTGAAAGGGAGAACTATTATATGGATTTGCAGAACTGGGACGAATTTCCCGACAAGCTGAGATTATTTGTGGGAAACTTACCAGCAAACACTATATCTAAACAGGATTTGTTCCGGATATTCAAGCAATATGGGGAGGTAATTCAAATAGCTATCAAAGCTGGATACGGTTTTATCCAATTTAGAACCGCTGAAGCTTGTTTAGCTTGTGTTGAGGGAGAGACAGATGTGCCCTTGCATAATAAAGTGTTGAGGTTAGATGCTTCAAAGCCACAAAAGTCTAGGAGGCCTGGACGCCCTGAAGTAAATAATCCCAATTTGAGTTCACGCGGAAGAGAAAGGCCCTCCGAGGATGAGCCTGtaacaaagaaaagaaagggTAATACAGACTGTATCGTTTACATCACGGGAAAATCGTCGGTATTTTTCATAAGACAAGTTAAAAAGGCGTTTGCTAAATGTCAAGTACTGATTGATACTGAAGATGTGACGCAGAAAAACATCACTGAAGTACTCAGTGAAGCCGCGTACTCGGGATTTTTAGGTGCTTGTGTTATCAAAGAGCACAAGGTTGATGTTCAAACCTATGAAGAGCAACTAAATGGAGGCATCAAGTTTGATGAGTATGCAGATATAGACCCAGAAGAGGCGGCTGAAGTTATGGCAAAAGCCAAGTTAACCAAATATGGCGGTAATCCACCCCATTATTATCCTCAAGACACCAGCTACCATGAGAATACCCACGACAGGGGTAATAGGCAACATTACTATGACAGGAACAAAGGAAATTTCAGTAGAAATAATAGGCGGGGTAAAGGAAGACATGGCCATCAAAATAATTCTAGATTCAATCACGATAACTACAGTCGTTATAAAAACAACTACTCACAGCAGCCTTGGCCAGACTCCAATCAGCACCAACAGTTTCCCCCACCTCAGCAACAAGTTTACGACCAAGTTCCTCAAACTCAATTCTCTCCATTTAACCGACTGCAACAACCACAAGCGCAATTTAATTCTCCGTATGGTTTtcagcaccaacaacaacccgttttcaaccaattttcTTCTCCACATCAACCTCCATTGAACTTGAACCAACCAAATCTTGCCCAAGCTTTGCAATCGCTTGACGCAAATCAAGTGCAGAGTATGATCAGTCTCTTACAGCAGcaaccaattcaaccaGGGATACCACCTGCCTCCTTTCCTTCGCAAAACCAACCTCCGGCTGTACCAGTACCAGCATCAGCACAGGCTTCTTCACCCGCAGCATATGGACAGCCATCTCCTTTAAACTACAGCGATCGAGGTCGTAGAAGGATTCCTAATTATGGATCTGGGAATCGCCCTTACGGCAATGTTCCGCAACCTCACCAAAACCCTTCTCAAGGATTTAATACGGGTCAGCAACCAGATTCTGGGCCCAGTGTCTTACTTTCTCAATTACAGTCAGGTAACTACAACCAGGCTAGAAACTCACAACAACTGAGTTCAAATAGTGCACTCATGGAAACATTACAGAAATTAGCCAGAAGATAG